In Lolium rigidum isolate FL_2022 chromosome 3, APGP_CSIRO_Lrig_0.1, whole genome shotgun sequence, the genomic window CTGGTGCGACTCAAGGCCGAGGCCCGGGTGGCGCGCCGCGGCCTCGGCGATCGAGGCGGCGTCCTCCTCCAGGAAGGCGGTGCGGCCGCCGTGGTTGAGCGCCGCCCAGAGCGCGCTCTCGGGGCCGAGGCCGCCGAACACCAGGACGTTGCACGGCGTACGCTTCGCAAGCACGCGCGCGGTCGCCGCGAGCTCGTCCCCCGTCTGCCGCAGCGTAGCGTTGGCCGTCGCGTAGTGGACCAGCGCCTCGGCGACGGCGCCCGGCAGCTTCGCGCACCCGCCCTGATGCTGCTGCAGCTGCTGTTGCTGCGCGTTGTGCCGGACGGACACGGGCGGGGAGACGGAGGCGGCGCCTGCTGGCGATCTGGCGTGCGAGGCGGAGAGGGTGCGGAGTGTGAGGATGAGGAGGAAtgccgcggcggaggcggcggcgacgaggatgaTGCGGCGGAGCGTGAGGTGCTGCCTGAGCTTGGCCTTGGCGGAGACGAGGTGGTTCTTGAGCTTGGCCTTGCGCGCGAGCGTGGGGCTCGTCATTCTGTACGCTGTGTCTGACACTTGTTTTGCTTGTGTTTTGGCGCTGAAATATTTTTGCGGTGGTTTGGTATGGCGTGGTGAGCTGAGGTGAGGTGAAGTATCGAGATGCTTCAAGGAGCAGCAAGGCAGGCATGTCTGAAGATGGTTGACAAGGACAAGAGGCCTAAAAGTTTGGTGGGCGTTTGTTAGATCCCACTGGCCTCTGTTGGTGTTTAATCCAAGTAAATTTGATTTGTAGATGAACTGTTCCTGAAGTCCAGGAACACAGAGGAGCAGGAGATCGAAACTCACAATTGCAGCGTCATGTTCATTGAATCCCTGTAAAATTATGGTTTGGCAGATTGCATCACATGGAAAAACAAAGGATTTTTATTAAAGGTTTGATTGGATATTTAATTTCTTACAAAATATGAGCAGAAAATAAAGCATGCCACTACTTCATAAGTAGAAAAGGCATAGAGGCGTTTTATTACAAACTGGCAATACCAATGACAGAAGCAAAAAAGCATGACAGTACTTCAGAAGTACTACAAATTACAGTATAGGCATTTCAGCATTGCACGGAACTGTGCACAAATATGTTCTTGTTGTCTTGCATATCAGCCTCGTGAAGTGACCACCGTCTTGTACCATTCGCCGATACGCCGCCATTTCATTAGGACAGCAGCTGtgaacccgaagccaaatcccagGCCAACAAAGAGAAATAGAATGACATCAACATGAACCGAGGAATTGCTTCGACGTGCCTCAACTAGACCATCTGTGCTACCACACTGTATGGACAAGGGAGCTCCACACAATCCCGTGTTCCCAAAATATGAATTGTTCTGAAATGTTCCAAATTGGCGCGTTTCTGGAATTTTCCCCATCAGATGGTTGTTGGACAAATTCAAAGTGCCAAGAGAGGTAAGGTTTGTCAGCTCCCCTGGGATCTTCCCAGAAAGCTCGTTTGAAGATAGGTCCAGTGACTCCAGATTAGTCATACTGCCAAGTTCTGGTGGAATTTCTCCTGTCAATGTGTTGTGCGACAAGTTCA contains:
- the LOC124699599 gene encoding glucuronoxylan 4-O-methyltransferase 3-like, whose product is MTSPTLARKAKLKNHLVSAKAKLRQHLTLRRIILVAAASAAAFLLILTLRTLSASHARSPAGAASVSPPVSVRHNAQQQQLQQHQGGCAKLPGAVAEALVHYATANATLRQTGDELAATARVLAKRTPCNVLVFGGLGPESALWAALNHGGRTAFLEEDAASIAEAAARHPGLGLESHQVAYQTTLADADELLGLRGSPDCTASPPKDRALSADHFERSPCKLAMRGLPAAFYETEWDVIIVDAPAGWVPEAPGRVGGAIYMAGMAARARRPGSGETDVLVHGVDRTVEDSFSRAFLCEGYIKEEVGRLRHFAIPSHRENEGMPFCP